From a single Lentisphaera profundi genomic region:
- a CDS encoding SurA N-terminal domain-containing protein — protein MKYFTLLTLLCLSTFGGRIYKDSIMAKVNGHIITSYDIQELSYREEARIRQIFTGPELPSRIIALRKKALGILIEEQLILDHFNGNEAFQVPSSLLEERIEKSIARRFGTDRDKFYDMLHQKNMTVDEYRKEIERGIILELMRMEFIRKKIVVTPSDIALYYAKHKSDFATPSKMHIKLIIISKDKDQDGKRVAALNKALNDGENFDGLMSQSDSQFSGDLGFLKISDIRPDFIEALQDKKSGDFITIEETSQTLFVQLSEIRNSEVPKLETINAQIKRTLQSNQEKHYRTAFINDLKKSAKIEKYVK, from the coding sequence ATGAAATATTTTACCCTACTCACACTTTTATGCCTTAGCACTTTTGGCGGTCGTATTTATAAAGATAGCATCATGGCCAAGGTTAATGGTCACATTATCACCAGCTATGACATTCAAGAACTCTCATATAGAGAAGAAGCCCGGATTCGTCAAATCTTCACTGGCCCAGAACTTCCCTCAAGAATCATTGCCCTCAGAAAAAAAGCTTTGGGCATCCTTATTGAAGAACAGCTCATACTAGATCACTTTAATGGCAATGAAGCTTTCCAGGTCCCTTCTTCTTTATTAGAAGAACGAATTGAAAAATCAATAGCTCGTCGCTTCGGAACGGATCGCGATAAATTCTATGACATGCTCCACCAAAAAAATATGACTGTGGACGAATACCGCAAAGAAATTGAACGAGGCATCATCCTCGAACTCATGCGCATGGAATTCATTAGAAAAAAAATAGTTGTCACTCCTAGTGATATCGCTCTTTATTATGCCAAACATAAAAGTGATTTTGCTACGCCCTCAAAAATGCATATCAAACTCATCATCATCAGCAAAGATAAAGACCAAGATGGGAAACGTGTAGCGGCTTTGAATAAAGCTTTAAATGACGGGGAAAACTTTGATGGCCTTATGTCTCAATCTGATTCCCAATTCAGTGGTGACCTTGGTTTTCTAAAAATATCCGATATCCGTCCTGACTTTATCGAAGCATTACAAGATAAAAAATCAGGAGATTTCATCACTATTGAAGAAACCAGCCAAACACTTTTTGTCCAACTTAGCGAAATACGCAATTCAGAAGTCCCAAAACTTGAAACTATAAATGCTCAAATCAAACGTACGCTGCAATCAAACCAAGAAAAGCACTACCGCACTGCGTTCATTAATGACTTGAAGAAAAGTGCTAAAATCGAAAAATACGTTAAGTAA
- the rsmA gene encoding 16S rRNA (adenine(1518)-N(6)/adenine(1519)-N(6))-dimethyltransferase RsmA, with protein sequence MKKAELLTTLEKYGIAPAKSRGQNFLIDSNLLDAMCRSMNIQKGETILEVGPGAGALTREMLELGGIVHAVEFDFAIQRYLTENLQHPNLTLHKGDACKVDYKEILNLPRDFRCLANLPYAISSIFISIMSELESPPSEMYFLLQREMAERLAADNSTKNYGSLTVRVQALYDVKILRIVPPEVFFPPPKVQSAFVTLRIRKNPPSKKVLTKLNAIVRAAFSQRRKVAFKLMKGTAGPNLAQAYEDLDINPKARAEHITVDQYIQLAEALIN encoded by the coding sequence ATGAAAAAAGCTGAATTACTTACGACTCTAGAAAAATACGGTATTGCTCCTGCAAAAAGCCGTGGCCAAAACTTTTTGATTGATAGTAATCTCTTAGACGCCATGTGTCGCTCAATGAATATTCAAAAAGGCGAAACCATCCTTGAAGTTGGACCTGGAGCAGGCGCACTCACACGGGAAATGCTTGAACTTGGAGGCATTGTACATGCTGTTGAATTCGACTTCGCGATCCAACGCTATTTGACTGAGAACCTTCAGCATCCTAATCTCACACTTCACAAAGGCGATGCCTGTAAAGTAGACTATAAAGAAATACTTAATCTCCCTCGAGATTTTCGTTGCCTTGCCAATCTTCCCTACGCTATTTCTAGCATATTCATCTCGATCATGTCTGAACTGGAAAGTCCGCCCTCGGAAATGTATTTCTTGCTTCAAAGAGAAATGGCCGAACGCTTAGCGGCCGACAACTCTACAAAAAACTATGGCTCACTCACTGTCCGTGTCCAAGCCCTCTATGACGTAAAGATTTTACGCATCGTACCACCGGAAGTCTTTTTTCCTCCTCCCAAAGTACAATCAGCTTTTGTGACTTTGAGAATCAGAAAGAACCCACCCTCAAAAAAAGTTTTAACTAAGCTTAATGCTATTGTTCGCGCCGCTTTTAGCCAAAGACGAAAAGTAGCTTTCAAACTTATGAAAGGAACTGCCGGGCCAAATCTTGCCCAGGCTTACGAAGACCTTGATATAAATCCGAAAGCACGCGCTGAGCACATTACCGTTGATCAATACATTCAATTGGCTGAAGCTCTTATAAATTAA
- the rpsC gene encoding 30S ribosomal protein S3 — MGQKVNPVGFRIGYTKDWRSRWFASKKDFAGKLAEDIDIRKLIKGRFKEFAVSRINIERFANRVRVAIHTARPGLVIGSKGAQIEEVKLQLAKLAKGKEVFLDVVEVRNPEVDAVLVAESIAQQLERRVSFRRAMKKSIQVAMDMGAEGIKVKCGGRLGGADLARNEMYSEGRVPLQTISANIDYGFAEANTTYGIIGIKVWICKPKNLEQNHGTNAKKGKIQKGSKRQSRR; from the coding sequence GTGGGTCAAAAAGTAAATCCAGTTGGATTCAGAATAGGTTATACGAAAGATTGGCGTTCACGCTGGTTTGCAAGCAAGAAAGATTTTGCTGGTAAGCTCGCAGAAGATATTGACATTCGTAAGCTTATCAAAGGTAGATTTAAAGAATTTGCGGTTTCCCGCATCAATATTGAGCGTTTCGCAAATCGCGTTCGCGTAGCCATCCACACAGCCCGTCCAGGACTTGTGATCGGTAGCAAAGGCGCTCAAATTGAAGAAGTAAAACTACAACTAGCCAAACTTGCTAAAGGCAAAGAAGTATTCCTCGACGTAGTCGAAGTACGGAATCCTGAAGTAGACGCGGTTTTGGTAGCTGAAAGCATTGCTCAGCAGTTGGAAAGACGTGTTTCTTTCCGTCGTGCTATGAAGAAGTCAATCCAAGTCGCTATGGACATGGGTGCTGAAGGTATCAAAGTTAAATGCGGTGGTCGTCTCGGCGGTGCTGATTTAGCGCGTAACGAAATGTATAGTGAAGGTCGTGTACCCCTACAAACAATCAGTGCGAATATTGATTATGGATTCGCAGAAGCGAACACGACTTACGGCATTATCGGTATAAAAGTTTGGATATGTAAACCTAAAAATTTGGAGCAAAATCATGGCACTAATGCCAAAAAGGGTAAAATACAGAAAGGTTCAAAGAGGCAGTCTCGCAGGTAA
- the rplP gene encoding 50S ribosomal protein L16, translated as MALMPKRVKYRKVQRGSLAGNAGNCNKLDFGEFGLQVLDRGWMTARQIEACRVTMTRHTKRRAKVWIRVFPDKPISKKPLEVRMGKGKPGPDHWVACVRPGRILFEMSGVTRSTAKEAMALAANKLGMRTRFLAKEDQI; from the coding sequence ATGGCACTAATGCCAAAAAGGGTAAAATACAGAAAGGTTCAAAGAGGCAGTCTCGCAGGTAATGCGGGAAACTGTAACAAGCTCGACTTCGGTGAGTTTGGCCTTCAGGTACTAGATCGCGGTTGGATGACAGCTCGTCAGATCGAAGCCTGTCGTGTGACTATGACTAGACACACGAAAAGAAGAGCAAAGGTTTGGATCAGAGTTTTCCCTGATAAGCCGATCTCTAAGAAGCCACTAGAAGTACGTATGGGTAAAGGTAAGCCAGGACCAGATCATTGGGTTGCTTGCGTTCGTCCAGGACGTATCCTTTTCGAAATGAGTGGTGTAACACGTAGCACAGCTAAAGAAGCTATGGCACTTGCAGCAAACAAACTTGGAATGCGTACTCGCTTCCTTGCTAAAGAGGATCAAATCTAA
- a CDS encoding DUF454 family protein, with amino-acid sequence MSTAPKTSKRILLYIVGWLNLIMAIAGFLLPVLPGTVFFIISLACFTKCSPKFRAYVMKSPRLAHLLDKYENGEAFSKKLITFTFICSNGSSLAGLYFFPAYRLELSMLMIFMNLGLYTVFFTKF; translated from the coding sequence ATGTCCACAGCACCAAAAACTAGTAAACGTATCTTACTTTATATAGTAGGATGGCTAAACTTGATTATGGCTATTGCTGGCTTTCTCCTCCCCGTATTGCCTGGAACTGTTTTCTTTATCATCTCACTTGCCTGCTTTACTAAGTGTTCGCCGAAATTTCGAGCCTATGTAATGAAATCCCCTCGCCTGGCTCACTTATTGGATAAATATGAAAATGGCGAAGCTTTCTCCAAAAAGTTAATCACCTTCACATTCATTTGTAGTAATGGCTCATCTCTTGCGGGTCTCTATTTTTTCCCTGCTTATCGGCTAGAGCTATCCATGCTCATGATTTTCATGAACCTCGGACTCTATACAGTCTTCTTCACTAAGTTTTAA
- the rplE gene encoding 50S ribosomal protein L5: MTSMKEKYKTEVVAAMVKKFEYGNINMVPKLEKVILNCGIGTKQEREVLGEAVKLLTTITGQKAVETKAKKSIANFKLREGQAIGTKVTLRGQMMYEFLTRLIHNALPRVRDFRGVKATGFDGSGNYTMGINDQSIFTEIDLDKIKHAIGMNITVVTTAKSDEEGRELLALLGMPFSK; the protein is encoded by the coding sequence ATGACTTCAATGAAAGAAAAATATAAGACAGAAGTTGTAGCCGCTATGGTTAAGAAATTCGAATATGGTAACATTAACATGGTACCAAAACTCGAAAAAGTAATTCTTAACTGCGGTATCGGCACTAAGCAAGAGCGTGAAGTTCTTGGTGAAGCTGTAAAACTTCTCACGACTATTACAGGTCAAAAAGCTGTAGAAACTAAAGCTAAGAAATCTATTGCGAATTTCAAACTTCGCGAAGGCCAAGCAATTGGTACAAAAGTGACTCTACGTGGTCAAATGATGTACGAATTCCTTACGCGCTTGATTCACAATGCACTTCCACGTGTACGTGACTTTCGCGGTGTAAAAGCTACTGGTTTTGATGGTTCAGGTAACTACACAATGGGGATCAACGATCAGTCGATCTTCACTGAAATTGACCTAGACAAAATCAAACATGCAATTGGTATGAATATAACAGTTGTAACAACGGCAAAGTCAGACGAAGAAGGTAGAGAACTCCTCGCACTTCTTGGTATGCCTTTCTCTAAGTAA
- the rplX gene encoding 50S ribosomal protein L24: protein MNDFPVKMGQEVVIIAGKDRSRTDKVKSGKVTSINRLKQTITVEGLNISKKAVRPSEANPEGGIVEFEAPIHVSNVMTKDKYEARSAKKA, encoded by the coding sequence ATGAATGATTTCCCAGTAAAGATGGGGCAAGAAGTTGTAATTATTGCAGGTAAAGACAGGTCACGTACTGACAAGGTCAAATCTGGTAAAGTTACTTCTATCAATCGCCTTAAACAAACTATTACTGTTGAAGGTCTCAACATCAGTAAGAAAGCTGTTCGTCCAAGTGAAGCAAATCCAGAAGGCGGAATTGTCGAATTTGAAGCTCCGATTCACGTTTCTAACGTGATGACGAAAGACAAATACGAAGCTCGTTCAGCTAAGAAAGCATAG
- the rplV gene encoding 50S ribosomal protein L22: protein MEATAVTKYVRMSPFKARQVMRHVNGKNYNEAIELVTLADQKAAGIIKKTLESAKANAENKGANISSLYVKLGVIGEGPTMKRFKPKARGSAGRINKRTSHVKIILSDEK, encoded by the coding sequence ATGGAAGCAACAGCAGTTACGAAATACGTGAGAATGTCACCTTTCAAAGCTCGTCAAGTTATGCGTCATGTAAATGGCAAAAACTACAACGAAGCTATTGAACTAGTGACACTTGCGGATCAAAAAGCTGCGGGTATCATCAAGAAGACTCTTGAATCCGCAAAAGCTAACGCTGAGAACAAAGGCGCTAATATTAGCTCACTTTATGTTAAACTCGGTGTGATAGGCGAAGGCCCCACAATGAAACGTTTTAAGCCAAAGGCTAGAGGCTCGGCTGGTAGAATTAACAAACGTACAAGCCACGTAAAAATCATCCTCAGCGATGAGAAATAA
- a CDS encoding efflux RND transporter periplasmic adaptor subunit: MRIPLLIWLFLSFTLLSNTQVNQWKPHKHPAKLQRLITGFTEPCKFLELKAEYPSRLINFELNEGDVLKGPNQKIIVAKQDTTLVELELKASKAALESQKQNSKTQHARAELEKRHVKYRKLEMDRIKRLSDDGKIAKSNFDRSLYEYDEAQLKLIEVNQNIALQNQVITEAEIKIETVKEKLKRHYILGPKGWVLNSQKVEAGTWLNANDEICQLVDIRQLSINFRLSQEEYEVLIKDPIQLSFKKQLLKSKIHRSDLSYDPVSRKRHVELRIDSKQLNHATGGLEVKLEILVDYPSPAVLVPHDFMHSGLEQSWLINNKNQKIIVQPLRRDKDFYIIKKSEIPIDSILIKAK; the protein is encoded by the coding sequence ATGAGAATTCCTTTACTTATCTGGCTTTTTTTAAGCTTCACTCTACTCAGCAATACGCAAGTAAATCAATGGAAACCCCACAAACACCCCGCCAAATTACAACGCCTTATAACAGGCTTCACCGAGCCATGTAAATTCCTAGAACTCAAAGCGGAGTATCCCTCGCGCCTCATTAATTTTGAGCTCAATGAAGGCGATGTACTCAAAGGCCCGAATCAAAAAATCATTGTTGCCAAACAAGATACCACCTTAGTAGAACTTGAGCTCAAAGCAAGTAAAGCAGCGCTAGAGAGTCAAAAGCAGAATTCAAAAACTCAACACGCCCGTGCTGAACTTGAAAAACGTCATGTGAAATACCGCAAATTAGAGATGGATAGAATTAAGCGCTTAAGTGATGATGGAAAAATAGCTAAATCAAACTTTGATCGCTCCTTATATGAATACGACGAAGCTCAACTCAAACTCATTGAAGTCAATCAAAATATCGCTTTACAAAATCAAGTAATTACTGAAGCTGAAATCAAAATTGAAACCGTCAAAGAAAAACTTAAGCGTCATTATATCCTAGGCCCAAAGGGATGGGTTTTGAACTCTCAAAAAGTTGAAGCTGGCACTTGGCTCAATGCCAATGATGAAATTTGCCAATTAGTCGATATTCGTCAACTGAGTATTAACTTTCGTCTAAGCCAAGAAGAATATGAGGTTTTGATAAAGGACCCCATTCAATTAAGCTTTAAAAAACAATTACTTAAAAGCAAAATTCATAGAAGTGATCTAAGCTATGATCCCGTAAGTCGTAAAAGACATGTAGAATTAAGAATAGATTCTAAGCAGCTCAATCATGCTACTGGTGGACTCGAAGTTAAATTAGAAATCTTAGTCGATTACCCTTCACCTGCAGTTCTTGTCCCTCATGATTTCATGCATAGTGGACTCGAACAATCCTGGCTCATCAATAATAAAAATCAAAAGATCATTGTCCAACCTTTGCGCCGAGATAAAGATTTCTACATTATTAAAAAAAGCGAAATCCCCATCGATAGTATTCTTATTAAGGCAAAATAA
- the rpmC gene encoding 50S ribosomal protein L29 yields MKAADVKKLTDAELIEKLGELDKELLNLRLQAKTGQIENTSSIREARKTVARIKTEQTARCK; encoded by the coding sequence ATGAAAGCTGCAGACGTAAAAAAATTGACTGACGCGGAGCTAATTGAAAAGCTTGGTGAACTCGACAAGGAGCTTCTGAATCTCAGACTCCAGGCAAAAACAGGTCAAATCGAGAATACTTCAAGTATTCGCGAGGCGCGCAAAACTGTTGCCAGAATTAAAACCGAGCAAACAGCCCGCTGTAAATAG
- the rplN gene encoding 50S ribosomal protein L14 produces the protein MIQMQTSLEVADNTGAKRIVAITVLGQRRKYAGVGDIITATVKEASPNGVVKKGDVIKAVVVRTRKRIRRADGSYLNFDKNAAVVINANNEPRGTRIFGPVARELREKKFMKIVSLAPEVL, from the coding sequence ATGATCCAGATGCAGACAAGCCTAGAAGTGGCAGACAACACAGGCGCTAAGCGTATTGTTGCTATCACTGTATTAGGTCAGCGCAGAAAATATGCTGGTGTTGGTGATATTATTACTGCTACAGTAAAAGAAGCCAGCCCTAACGGTGTTGTTAAGAAAGGTGACGTCATCAAAGCCGTTGTTGTTCGTACAAGAAAAAGAATTCGTCGTGCAGACGGTTCGTACCTCAACTTCGACAAGAACGCCGCTGTAGTTATCAACGCGAATAATGAGCCACGTGGTACACGTATCTTTGGCCCAGTAGCTCGTGAACTCAGAGAAAAGAAATTTATGAAAATTGTTTCTTTAGCACCGGAGGTTCTCTAA
- the trxB gene encoding thioredoxin-disulfide reductase: MKKVIIVGSGPAGHTAAIYAARAEMQPLMLEGFMAGGVAAGGQLTTTTEVENFPGFPEGVDGITLMMNMREQSIRYGTEILTETVDKIDLSVRPFKLEANGIEYEAASVIIATGATAKRLGLPGEEQYWQNGVSACAVCDGALPIFRNKPMVVIGGGDSACEEAMFLTKFASKVYLVVRRDEMRASKVMQERTIANEKIEILWQSSPLEALGDGKVLTHVKVKSNVDGTEKDVAASGLFYAIGHKPNTEFLNGQLDIDDAGYIVTAPGTAKTSIEGIFACGDVQDHEWRQAITAAGSGCMAALSAERYLGELGEV; this comes from the coding sequence ATGAAAAAAGTGATTATCGTAGGCTCAGGCCCTGCGGGACACACAGCCGCAATTTATGCAGCTAGAGCCGAAATGCAGCCTCTCATGCTTGAAGGCTTTATGGCAGGTGGAGTTGCAGCAGGTGGCCAACTAACAACAACAACTGAAGTTGAAAATTTCCCGGGTTTCCCCGAGGGTGTAGACGGTATTACCTTAATGATGAATATGCGTGAGCAATCAATTCGTTATGGTACTGAGATTCTTACTGAGACAGTTGATAAAATAGACTTGAGTGTTCGCCCTTTTAAGTTAGAAGCGAATGGTATTGAGTACGAGGCAGCTTCAGTAATTATTGCTACCGGTGCAACTGCAAAGCGTTTAGGACTTCCTGGAGAAGAGCAATACTGGCAGAATGGCGTCTCTGCATGTGCTGTCTGTGATGGTGCCTTACCCATTTTTCGTAATAAGCCGATGGTTGTGATTGGCGGTGGCGATTCTGCATGTGAAGAAGCTATGTTCTTGACTAAATTTGCTTCTAAAGTTTATTTAGTCGTTCGTCGTGACGAAATGCGTGCATCAAAAGTTATGCAAGAGAGAACGATTGCTAATGAGAAAATTGAAATTCTCTGGCAGTCTTCACCTTTAGAAGCATTAGGTGACGGCAAAGTTCTTACTCATGTGAAAGTTAAAAGCAATGTTGATGGCACGGAAAAAGACGTTGCAGCAAGTGGTCTGTTTTATGCTATCGGTCACAAGCCAAATACAGAATTTTTAAATGGTCAGCTCGATATTGATGACGCGGGTTACATTGTGACTGCGCCAGGTACAGCAAAGACTTCAATTGAAGGTATTTTTGCCTGTGGCGATGTTCAAGACCATGAATGGCGTCAAGCAATTACAGCAGCAGGTAGTGGTTGTATGGCCGCGCTTTCAGCTGAAAGATACTTAGGTGAGTTAGGCGAAGTTTAA
- a CDS encoding 3'-5' exonuclease, which produces MTYAASAFLLTGETADLSAGRLGFRFFGRSPELGPIEILITDVPGVFFSADLENNEGLPDFELKSTSLKNLQGEDLKAYSFKTRNAQNGLLNACKEAGQAVHESQIKHHERFLMELGIRGGIWLEGDAKVKDGRAVFKNPRMKPYEVKTDFRKASIDIENGVNIDSLFSIAVHVTGCGPERKKVFMLDEYRHEMNEFTTCFSNETDLLNAFMDYIAAEDPDIIIGWNVIGYDLDQLQKYCERNYLDFKLDRMGKEPDIFSPMMGVSFAYMSGRVVIEGMSAIRDMGYVFKNNRLETVAVELLGEGKLIHGEEDKLAEIERQFVEEKENLAKYNLQDVELVTRLFEKIGVVEFMAARSSLSGVTFSHLESNNTILENLCIPRIHQGGYVALGDGEKKTSRNDAYRYLGSEQGVHDKVVQLRVPQITAWVASLFDIDPYSLAQAEGEEELPWGAKRCQEKAFLAKELSSLLTYREELKDADWQYRAINHTLKQCMEESLKSANRFFTPAYKGAITQACAWLSEELNQGLTAISAKLVAWNDTNLYVSMDNPDVDVEAHLNQCVQNACLDLGLEAQFPFCEKVNSFENIVFIKRNNDNFLRYAYQESEDELKIVGLNNTGPRWTPLAHFFQEELLKQILGGTDWQAWIRSFTEEFREGTHRDKLSYFRKVRQKDLIEKKDQAQVIALQKFLDHFQPSAAVNVISYIVTLDDGPVPSAMNPRSPDIEHYIESQIAKVANNYLVLVGKNFEELFRAEQLSLFEF; this is translated from the coding sequence TTGACTTACGCAGCAAGTGCTTTTCTTCTAACTGGTGAGACTGCAGATTTAAGTGCAGGTCGCCTAGGGTTTCGTTTTTTTGGTAGATCACCAGAACTGGGGCCGATCGAGATTCTGATTACAGATGTTCCCGGAGTGTTCTTTTCGGCAGATTTAGAAAACAATGAAGGCTTACCGGATTTTGAATTGAAGTCCACTTCTCTGAAAAATTTACAGGGCGAGGATTTAAAGGCGTACTCCTTTAAAACACGAAATGCTCAGAATGGACTGCTTAATGCATGTAAAGAAGCCGGGCAAGCGGTTCATGAGTCACAGATTAAACACCATGAGCGATTCTTGATGGAATTAGGAATACGCGGTGGTATTTGGCTAGAGGGAGACGCCAAAGTTAAGGATGGTCGTGCGGTATTTAAAAATCCACGGATGAAGCCTTATGAGGTCAAGACAGACTTTAGGAAAGCCTCAATAGATATAGAAAATGGTGTCAATATTGATAGCCTCTTTTCAATTGCGGTTCATGTCACTGGATGTGGACCAGAGCGTAAAAAAGTTTTCATGCTGGATGAATATCGCCACGAAATGAATGAATTCACCACATGTTTTAGTAATGAAACTGACTTGCTCAATGCTTTTATGGATTATATAGCGGCAGAAGATCCCGATATTATTATTGGTTGGAATGTCATTGGTTATGATTTGGATCAACTACAGAAATACTGTGAACGTAATTACTTAGATTTTAAACTAGACCGAATGGGTAAAGAACCAGATATTTTTTCTCCAATGATGGGAGTGAGTTTTGCCTATATGTCTGGCCGAGTTGTTATCGAGGGCATGTCTGCAATTCGTGATATGGGCTACGTCTTTAAAAATAATCGTTTAGAAACTGTAGCGGTAGAGCTCTTAGGTGAAGGTAAGCTAATACACGGAGAAGAAGATAAATTAGCAGAGATTGAGCGTCAGTTTGTAGAAGAAAAAGAGAATCTAGCGAAATACAATTTACAGGATGTGGAATTGGTAACGCGCTTATTCGAGAAGATTGGCGTCGTAGAGTTCATGGCGGCGCGCAGCAGTTTGTCAGGAGTGACTTTTAGTCATCTAGAGAGTAATAATACGATTCTTGAAAATTTATGCATTCCTAGAATACATCAAGGTGGCTATGTCGCCCTTGGTGATGGCGAAAAGAAAACCTCAAGAAATGATGCCTATCGTTATTTAGGTTCGGAGCAAGGAGTTCACGATAAAGTCGTGCAATTGCGAGTTCCGCAAATAACGGCTTGGGTCGCAAGTTTATTTGATATTGATCCTTATTCTTTGGCACAAGCCGAAGGCGAGGAAGAGCTTCCCTGGGGAGCAAAGCGCTGTCAGGAAAAAGCTTTTTTAGCTAAAGAATTATCAAGCTTGTTGACCTACCGTGAGGAACTTAAAGATGCCGACTGGCAGTATCGGGCCATAAATCATACGCTTAAGCAATGCATGGAAGAAAGTTTGAAGTCTGCCAATAGATTTTTCACTCCGGCTTATAAAGGGGCAATCACCCAAGCTTGTGCGTGGTTGAGTGAAGAGTTAAATCAAGGACTGACAGCGATTTCGGCAAAGTTAGTAGCTTGGAATGATACAAATTTATACGTGAGCATGGATAATCCTGATGTGGATGTAGAGGCACATTTAAATCAATGTGTTCAAAATGCTTGTTTAGACTTAGGTTTAGAAGCCCAATTTCCTTTTTGTGAAAAAGTTAATTCATTTGAAAATATTGTATTCATAAAAAGAAATAACGATAATTTCCTTCGCTATGCGTATCAAGAGAGTGAAGATGAACTCAAAATTGTGGGTTTGAATAATACGGGACCGCGTTGGACGCCTTTAGCACACTTTTTCCAAGAAGAGTTATTGAAGCAAATACTTGGGGGAACTGATTGGCAGGCTTGGATTCGTAGTTTTACAGAAGAATTTAGAGAAGGCACGCACCGAGATAAGCTTTCCTACTTTCGGAAAGTACGTCAAAAAGATCTAATCGAAAAGAAAGATCAAGCACAAGTAATAGCACTACAAAAATTTCTAGATCATTTTCAGCCTTCGGCAGCAGTGAATGTAATTTCATATATTGTTACATTAGATGATGGACCTGTTCCAAGTGCCATGAATCCACGATCTCCAGATATAGAGCACTACATAGAGTCACAAATTGCGAAAGTAGCAAATAACTACCTGGTGCTCGTAGGCAAAAATTTTGAGGAGCTATTCCGTGCTGAGCAACTAAGTCTTTTTGAATTTTAA
- the rpsQ gene encoding 30S ribosomal protein S17 produces MSENENQERGKRKQRVGVVTSDKMDKTIVVTVNRKARHAKFKKVINISKKYYAHDEKNEAKIGDQVLICEMRPISKKKCWRLMSIQSTAE; encoded by the coding sequence ATGAGTGAAAACGAAAATCAAGAACGTGGCAAGCGCAAGCAGCGTGTAGGCGTTGTTACCAGCGACAAAATGGATAAAACCATCGTTGTAACAGTTAACCGCAAAGCGCGTCATGCTAAATTTAAGAAAGTTATTAACATCAGTAAAAAATACTACGCACATGATGAGAAGAACGAAGCCAAAATTGGCGACCAAGTTCTTATCTGCGAAATGAGACCTATCAGCAAGAAGAAGTGCTGGAGACTTATGAGTATTCAATCTACTGCTGAATAA
- a CDS encoding TetR/AcrR family transcriptional regulator — MKKRELILNSASKKFKDKGFANTTISTIAKDANIGKGTIYEYFSSKEDLLMHCCIGNCHAVEARIDSLVSTLDEANSNPVKIIYTTLHTVLSEFFAKGVEDNRLFYELSLLIATNPEVKTIVSKEFRVKLAHWQSLALADYQRGLDEGYFRKINKPNDLACFIVATIDGLIWQMQWADEEELKTRPKRMASMYLTLIMNEPDRLEDLIK, encoded by the coding sequence ATGAAGAAACGTGAATTAATACTAAATTCTGCTAGTAAAAAGTTTAAAGATAAAGGTTTTGCAAACACAACAATTTCTACCATAGCTAAAGACGCAAACATTGGTAAAGGAACAATTTACGAATACTTCTCTTCAAAAGAAGACTTACTCATGCATTGTTGTATCGGCAATTGCCATGCAGTGGAAGCCCGCATAGATAGCTTGGTCAGTACCTTGGATGAAGCGAACAGTAATCCCGTCAAAATAATTTATACCACACTTCACACAGTCTTATCTGAATTTTTTGCCAAAGGGGTAGAAGACAACCGTCTTTTTTATGAACTTTCTTTGTTAATCGCCACAAACCCAGAAGTAAAAACTATTGTCAGTAAAGAATTCCGAGTCAAATTAGCACATTGGCAAAGTCTTGCTTTAGCCGATTACCAAAGAGGCTTAGATGAAGGTTACTTCCGAAAAATAAACAAGCCAAATGACCTAGCCTGTTTTATTGTCGCCACGATCGATGGTCTGATTTGGCAAATGCAATGGGCTGATGAAGAAGAATTAAAAACGCGCCCAAAAAGAATGGCCTCTATGTATCTTACTTTAATCATGAATGAACCCGACCGTCTCGAGGATTTAATAAAATGA